One Physeter macrocephalus isolate SW-GA chromosome 7, ASM283717v5, whole genome shotgun sequence genomic window, GGAGTGCCACCTGTGCCTTCGCCCAGGGAAGCCAGCTTTAGAGCGCTCAGGCCGGATTGCCCTCTCAGTTCCTCCAAGGATGGCCTCGGGGACGTCGGGGTTTGGGTCTAATGAGAGGGGCCTCGTTCAACATAGGGAAGAAGCCCGGTTCCTCACAAGAGTCAAGGTGGTAACAGCGAGTGCAGTTGAGGGAACCCCACCCAGAAGGAAGTGAACCACCTAGAGTCTCATCCCTACTCTCAGACCTGGGAGGGAGACTCAGGCATGGTGACCTGATGAATATCACTCACTCTTTCCCGGACCATGGCAGGGGGTGAGGAAGGTCGTTGATGGGAGAGTGGGCTCAGGTCAGCAGCCGGGGGGGGTTCCAGGTAATGCCAGGAACCAGGGAGAGGACCCTGAGAATTGAGGGGACCACCTACACCACGATAGTGAGGGCAACAGAGTCTCTTCCTGACTGTCAGCATTGGAAGTCCACACACAGCTGTAGCTAGAGAGacaagaaaattttctttctagtGGGTCTCGGGGAGTTGGGGGCCTTAGTATGAGGGGATAGACTTCAGGTCAAGGCACAGAGGACGTCCAAGCCCTGCTAGGCGTCAGGGTGAGGACACTGAGGGATGATGTCGATGAACACCCACCCAAAGCCGTGGGGGCCCACAAACTCCCACCCCCCTCAGCCCTGGGAAAGCCCAGGTAGAGGTAGCCTGATGTGTCAGCCCTCACTTCCAGCCCCAGGGACTCAGGCAGCTGCGGGCCTTGATCGGAGGCCAGAAGACTCAGGCGGGCTGAGGAAGGAGCGGAGAGCCCGTCTGAGTGAGGGCGAAAGAGGCCGACGGTGCCGGGACAGCGGGGTCCCGCGGGGTCCAGGCCGGCTACCAGCCCAGGCAGGGCGTGGGCGGGGCTGACTGGAAGGGGCTCACCCTTCCTTCCCGAGATCTTGGGGATCTCAGGAAGGTGAGAATCTTGACGTAATGCCAGCGAACTCAGATCAGCGGAGCGAGGGTTTCCAGGACTTGCCAGGACTCACGGAGAAGGCGCTGCGGGCTGTGGGGAACTGCACCCCGAGCCAGCGGGGGCCCCGCAGAGTCCCTCTGCGTTGTCGTTCCTAGGCGCCCCGGGCACAGACGTCAGGCAGCAGTGCCCGTCAGCCCCCCACTCAGAGCTCGCGGGGAAGCAAGCACCTTGGCCTGACGCGTCAGCAGGCGGAGGCCCCTCAGACCCTCCCCTGAGTGAAGAGTGGGGACCGTGAGCGAGGCCCACACGTTACAGGGCCTCAGCCTGCCTGCTGCAGCTTCAGCCTCTGGAGCCTAGGGGCACTGTGGCCGGGTAAGGCCATCCTCACTCCCACTGTTCGGTCTCAGGGAGCTGTGGGCCTTACTGTGAGGAAACGTCCTCAAGTCCAGAGAGAGAGGAGCCCCCAGACCCTCCCAGGAGACACCGTGGGGCCCGTGAAGGACGACTGAAGGCAGCACACCCCGCTCCCACCGCGTCAGAGGGGTAAGAAagagccctgcccagccctctgCTCAGCCCTTGAAGGCCCAGAGCATGGCCGTCAGGCGGAGGCTCCCCATTTCTTTGTATCGTTTCTAAGGCAGATGAGCTCCTTCGTCTGAAGGCGCCACAccaggggcgggcgggggggggggtcccagaCCCTTGGTATCGACAAGATGAGGACGCTGAGTGGTGGAGGACCAACGAGTGCAGGACAGAGCAGGCCCCACAGCGCTGTCAGCGCTGTCCGCCCCGACAGTGTCCGTGACTCAGTTCCTTCTCGTGGGCCCCAGGGAGCTTTGAGGGGTCAGCTTTAGAGCAGCACAGGAAGGAGGTCCCGGCCCTACCAAGGGTCGATGTGACCATCCTGTTTGTGAACGAAAGGGACCCTTGGAACCCAGAGAGGGCCTCCCCTGGCAGGATGTGGGGTGACCGCCGTCAGCCACAGGCAGGGCTGGCAGGCTGCAGCCTGAGGCTCGCTCACTCTCACTTCTCGCACTGGCTTCTCCGGGGACAGGCCGACCAAGAACAAGAGCCTAGTGGTCCCTAGAGCGGTGCCGTCAAGGAAACGCGCGGAGCGGCCTTCTTCACCTGAGGCTCACTCACTCTCACTTCTCACACTGGCTTCTCCGGGGACAGGCTGACCAAGAACAAGAGCCTGGTGGTCCCTAGAGCAGTGCCGTCAAGGAAACGTGCGGAGCGGCCTTCTTCAAGTCAGGGTGGCACCTCCCTGCTGGAGGTGCTCACACCCTCTCACCTTCCCTCCTCCAGGTTCCAGCGTCACCTGCTCTCCTGCCCGCTCCCCCGCTTGCTGTCCCTGCCCACAGTCATGCCTCGGGGGCGGAAGAGTAAGCTCCGTGCCCGTGAGAAGCGCCGCCAGGCCCGGAGGGAGACCCAGCGTCTCGGGGGCGCTGCGGCCGCGGCAGCAGAGATAGGAGAGTCGCCCTCGTGCCCCGCTTCTGTTTCTCGGGGTGCTCCCCCGAGCCCCCTGCTGCGGGCACTCGCCAGGAGGCTCGGGGAGCCCCAGCCGCTAGCTCTCGTGCTGCAGGGGTTTCAGGCCCAGAATCTGATGTACGTGCCAAGGGCCAGGTTAAGGCAGGGAAACATCCCTCCCGGGCCTCAACCTCCGGTGAGAGCTCTCACAGAGGTCCTCTAGCCAAGAGGGTGGGAATGTTGACAGCATTCCTGCTGGAGAAGTATAACATGAAAGAGCCCATTTTACAGGCAGACATGCTGAAGCTTGTGAACAAGAGGCGTGTAAGGGGAAGTTCCCCGAGATCCTCAGGAGAGCCGCTGAGCGCGTGGCGCTGGTCTGTGGCCTTGACTTGAAGGAAGTCAAGCCGAGTGGTGGTGCCTATGCCCTTGACAGCAAGCTGGACCTCACCGATGTCGGCAGCCTGAGGAGCGGCTGGCGGCTTCCGAAGAACGGGCTCCCGATGCCTCTCCTGGGTGTGATCTTCTTGAATGGCGACCGCGCCTCTGAGGAGGAGATCTGGGAATTCCTTCGTATTTTAGGCGTCTGTGATGGAAAGAAGCATCCAACCTTCGGGGACCCCAGGAAGCTTATCACGGAAGAGCTGGTGCAGGAAAAGTACCTGGTGCGCCGTCAGGCGCGCGACCGCGACCCCCCACGCTGTGAGTTCCTGTGGGGCCGCAGAGCCCGTGCTGAAACCAGCGAGATGAAAGTGCTGGAGTTTGTGGCCAAGGTCACTGGTACCGTCCCCAGTGCCTTTCCAGTCCATTATGAAGAGGCTTTGagagatgagggagagagagcCCGAGCATGGCTGTTGGTAATGGCTTCAGTTAACTGGGCAAATAGCATCAGCGATCTGATCTTAGAAACAGCAGTAAGCGATAGGCGTCGTTCTGGAATGAACGGCGTGGCTCTGGAAAGCCCGAGCAGGCTCCCTGCCCCGACGCCTGGGGCAGGGTGAGGGATGAGGAGAGCCGGCCAGCACACAGCCCGAAGCGGGTTCACAGCTTGGGCAGGCAGCCAGCTGTTCCTGTGACCGGTGCGTCCTGGAGCCGTCCTGCCCAGGGGCCCGTGGCCCCCGGATGGCGGCGCGTCTTTGAAGCACAGCGTTCCTCCGGGTCCCCGCGCTGCCGCAACAGGCTGTCCCACAGTTTCTGCGGCTGCTCCCGCGCAGATGCGCGCATGCCCGCCCACCGTGGTCTCTAAAGCTGGCTTTGCTGTGCCCCATCACGTGGTAGCGAAGTTCCCGGGGAGGACACCAAACCTTGCTCTTTCCTCTGGGGGCCAGAGGCTAGCAGTTGCTGAATAGGCAAGTTGATTAGCTTCGTGGTCAAGAGAGAAGAGGGTCTAAAATAATGAATGCGAGGCACACGGTTTTTCTGCACGTTATAGGATGTAGGTAGTCGTCCTTGGTCAGTGAACAAGCTACTGTATTTGAAATAAAGGGATGCTGAGTGCCTTCAACTAGCTAACTCCCGCGCTCTCTCTCAACGTGGGCAGATTCTGGCGCATCTAATTGCATGACTTGACTTTGTGcgtgtgtgtctttttttcttctaaatttttggctgcgttgggtcttcattgctgcgtgcggactttctctagctgcggcgagcaggggctactcttcatcgtggtgcgcgggcttctcatcttgctgcggagcacgggctctaggcatgtgggctccagtagttgtggtgcatgggctcagtagttgtggcacgcgggctcagtaattgtggcgcacgggcttagctgctttgcagcctgtgggatcttcccggaccggggcccgaacccgcgtcccctgtatcggcaggcggattcttaaccactgcaccaccagggaagccccggcaggaggattctcaaccactgagccaccagggaagtccctaatttcatgactttagaaaaaaatctttcaatcCCCAACTTCCTGTCCCCCAGTCCTCTGACTGTGCTGTGTAAAGATGTTTCccactctctctttttaaaatataatcctcAGTCCAGAGATAACATCACTCTACTTTGGGTTAAGAggaaatttctattaaaataaaacccacacCTCTGGGATGCATAGTCTCCCTCCTGtgaataaagactttaaaacacaattaaatattttaacacacCTTAACATACGTGTGATTTACATGTATTGATGTgggaatgaaatttaaaagaaatgtattcattttaagAATATGCCCATCAAGGAACAGAAAACTTTTTCCgttcaaaaatggaaaattagagAGGATGGTAATTTTACCTAAAATAagtcattcaattaaaaaaaaaaagaaactcgtTTCAGTGTTGCCTCTTTGCTGCTTTGAAAACTTTTGAATGTAATTTAAGATAAAGGAAACTActtcacatttttctaaaataaattgagCTGTCCACAGGAATAGTGGCAAATTAATGAGGGACTTTCCTCAAGCAAGCAAAGGAAATGTAAAGATTTTCATGATTAGGTAGACACTGAATGTAATAAAATAGGATCCTGATGTTCCAGGGACCAAGGTTAATCTCATGACAATCCATCTTTATCAAGGTGCAGCCTGCTTAGGGAAACAGAGCATAGAGAAATCTGAGCTCAAGCTGCCCGGCCGGCAGGTGATGATGTGACTCACAACAATAATCCTCTTTATAAAGAACACGCTGTGCTATTCTTCAAAGCAATTAGTTCATCTCTCTTAAAAATCAAGTAGAATTCCTGAAGGATGCTCCTGAGAAATGTATGTTTTTAGTAGTCTACCCTTTCTACATTAAAGTAGGTTTGTCCGTGTGTACTCCGCAGCTGTGTTGCCACTTTAAAACGTAACCCCATTAAGAGGACAAATGATGTAGCTGTAATGGCCATGCTTCTTTTCCTGCTCTGTTTCTTCAAAATTATGTACCCAATATAAAAGGCGCCTTGAGGTGGGGTGGATGTTGGAAATGCTTTGTCTTTTGAAATCCCAGCAGCATATCTCAAATGCAAATCCTTACCTTTGTTGACTCGTCTGATCCCATACGTGCTACACCATTTGACTGTAATTGGGCACCGAGAACAGAGTGACTCTATTTGTGTAAAGCACAGGTTCTCCGTTGGGGGGTCACCTGGCACCCCTCCCCGGGGGCCACGTACTGAGACATTTTGCTTGCAAGGAGGGGGCGCTCCTGGCATCTAGCGCGTAGAGGCCCGACGGTGCGCAGGGAGGCCCAGCAGCAAAGAGTGATCCGTCCCCAGTGTCCGTCTGTAGCGCTGAGGATGAGAATCCCTGGACTACAGGAAGCCTGGGTTTTTTTACCTTCTGAAGCTTTGGATTTTTCTTGGCAAGGCACCCCTCCACTTGGGACTGGATCCTCCTGCCTTCCGGGAAAGAGACCTGTGTGAGTCCAGACCTGCCTGCCCTTCAGCTTAACCGTAGCGAGCAATGCCCAGCGTGCTTCTCTGTAACTGGTGTCTGATAGCACATGCCAGCTCGGCCCCGTAAATCTGTGCCCGGAGCCCAGCTGAGTGGAGCTCCTTTGCACACGGGGCCGCCTCACCAAACCCTGTGTGGTGCAGCTGTGTTTTCAGTCAGGTCTTTTGCTGTTGAGCCCTGGCCGTTTGTAAAGCCCTTCCGAGCGGTGGGAAACTACTTAGGGGCAGAGCGATGCGGTTGGACCTAGTATTACtgtataatttttatagaaaGGGACATTGTTGCTGGCAAAACGAGGTTTGCTTCCTGGCAGACCAGATGtgaggactttttctttttccatggaGATGATCAACAATCCCTTACAAAGTGTCATGGATATTCTGCaccagggcaaaaaaaaaaaaaaaaaaatgtctctgttCTGCTGGCAGACTGTGGTGTTTTTGTACAAATACAGCAGTTTCTTAGTTATCTATCGCTGGGTAACAGATTAGCACGAATTACTAGAAATGACTGAGGCTCACAGGTGATGAACTCACCCACCTAaggatctgggatttgaaccta contains:
- the LOC102991670 gene encoding LOW QUALITY PROTEIN: melanoma-associated antigen B2-like (The sequence of the model RefSeq protein was modified relative to this genomic sequence to represent the inferred CDS: inserted 1 base in 1 codon; deleted 2 bases in 1 codon), coding for MPRGRKSKLRAREKRRQARRETQRLGGAAAAAAEIGESPSCPASVSRGAPPXPPAAGTRQEARGAPAASSRAAGVSGPESDVRAKGQVKAGKHPSRASTSGESSHRGPLAKRVGMLTAFLLEKYNMKEPILQADMLKLVNKRRVRKFPEILRRAAERVALVCGLDLKEVKPSGGAYALDSKLDLTDVGSLRSGWRLPKNGLPMPLLGVIFLNGDRASEEEIWEFLRILGVCDGKKHPTFGDPRKLITEELVQEKYLVRRQARDRDPPRCEFLWGRRARAETSEMKVLEFVAKVTGTVPSAFPVHYEEALRDEGERARAWLLVMASVNWANSISDLILETAVSDRRRSGMNGVALESPSRLPAPTPGAG